From the Brevibacillus choshinensis genome, one window contains:
- the rnz gene encoding ribonuclease Z, which produces MIVTFLGTGSGAPTTRRNVSGIGLRFLQAGKWWLFDCGEGTQHQLLRSPMKISQLDKIFITHLHGDHLYGLIGLLASRSLRNGEAAPLELYGPPGLDRYFRVVMETSPVHLQYPLQLKTVSEGIVYEDEDVIVTCRIAKHRVTSFAYAVTEKEKSGAFQVELAKQAGVPSGPLYGALKRGEQITLADGTVLEGKDFVGEPQPGRKIVFSGDTEPCVAVRELASEADLLVHEATYAQRDKELAVRSGHSTAQEAAQLAMEAGVKQLCLTHFSPRYEDEEGDFSMDDLLAEARAIHPCTVLADDFSSVPIKRERKTADT; this is translated from the coding sequence GTGATCGTGACATTTTTGGGAACAGGATCGGGAGCACCTACTACCCGCCGAAATGTAAGCGGGATTGGGCTGAGATTTTTGCAAGCAGGAAAATGGTGGTTATTCGACTGCGGAGAAGGGACTCAGCATCAGCTGCTCCGATCTCCGATGAAAATCAGCCAATTGGATAAAATTTTTATTACGCATTTGCACGGGGACCATCTCTATGGCTTGATAGGTCTATTGGCAAGTCGTTCCTTGCGCAATGGGGAGGCTGCGCCGCTGGAGTTGTACGGCCCCCCGGGATTGGATCGTTACTTCCGTGTTGTGATGGAGACAAGTCCGGTACATCTGCAATACCCACTACAACTAAAAACTGTCAGTGAGGGTATCGTGTACGAGGATGAGGATGTGATCGTGACATGTCGGATTGCCAAGCACAGGGTGACTTCTTTTGCTTACGCGGTCACGGAAAAAGAAAAATCGGGTGCTTTTCAGGTCGAGCTGGCAAAGCAGGCAGGGGTGCCATCGGGTCCATTGTATGGGGCATTGAAGCGTGGTGAACAAATTACGTTGGCAGATGGGACGGTTCTGGAGGGCAAAGATTTCGTCGGAGAGCCGCAGCCGGGACGAAAAATCGTTTTTAGCGGTGACACCGAACCATGCGTAGCCGTACGCGAGCTCGCAAGTGAGGCAGATTTGCTTGTTCACGAAGCGACCTATGCCCAGAGGGACAAGGAACTGGCTGTACGCAGCGGCCATTCCACTGCACAAGAAGCGGCGCAGCTGGCTATGGAGGCAGGCGTGAAGCAGCTATGCTTGACGCATTTCAGCCCTCGCTATGAGGATGAAGAGGGCGACTTCAGCATGGATGATCTTTTGGCAGAAGCTCGTGCCATCCATCCTTGCACGGTGCTTGCTGATGATTTTAGCAGCGTTCCAATCAAACGAGAAAGAAAAACAGCGGACACTTGA
- a CDS encoding YczE/YyaS/YitT family protein: protein MRYVMFILGLFVGAFGCVLTIKAHLGVAPWDTFHIGLQKTFGLTIGIWSQIVGVIVILSSYVVAKIKPNFAMFLNMVCFGTFLDLILWSNAIPEPQTFVARLLVFLLGVIVMTIGIGMYLSPRLGAGPRDSFMLAMNERLGWSIQKVRLIIEITVLIAGAALGGPVSIGTVLIAVLTGPMIQRTIPFWEMVMKKQYGMPEPVKRQAS from the coding sequence ATGCGCTATGTTATGTTTATTCTGGGACTGTTCGTAGGGGCCTTCGGATGTGTCCTGACGATCAAAGCACACTTGGGAGTAGCGCCATGGGATACGTTTCATATTGGTCTGCAGAAAACGTTTGGATTAACAATCGGGATTTGGTCGCAAATTGTGGGAGTCATCGTCATTTTATCTTCTTACGTAGTGGCCAAAATCAAGCCGAACTTTGCCATGTTTTTAAATATGGTCTGTTTCGGAACGTTTCTCGACTTGATACTGTGGTCGAATGCCATTCCAGAGCCACAGACATTCGTTGCCAGATTACTCGTGTTCTTGCTAGGGGTCATCGTGATGACGATTGGCATCGGAATGTATTTATCACCGCGACTCGGAGCGGGGCCACGAGATAGTTTTATGCTCGCCATGAACGAGCGACTGGGCTGGAGCATCCAAAAAGTGCGGTTGATCATCGAGATCACAGTGTTGATTGCAGGAGCAGCCCTGGGTGGGCCGGTTTCAATCGGAACGGTCTTAATCGCGGTCTTGACTGGACCAATGATCCAGAGAACCATCCCGTTTTGGGAAATGGTGATGAAAAAACAATATGGCATGCCGGAACCCGTGAAACGCCAAGCAAGTTAG
- a CDS encoding ABC transporter permease → MQQKEIESVHRRFLKLEAKTRSGVLSTQCVLFVIFIGLWELLARTNTINPLIFSYPTKVLAEFWMRLMDGSLLPHVGMTVWETIIGFLLGTLLGTLIAATIWWSPFLSRVLEPYLVIANSMPKVALGPVFIVSFGPGLFSVIAMGCAISVIITTINIYTSFKEVNPNYIKVVQTLGGNKKQTFSMVILPSTIPTILATLKVNVGLSWVGVIVGEFLVSQQGLGYLIIYGFQVFNFTLVMMSLAIIAVVATLMYQGVAYLERRLTSQFK, encoded by the coding sequence ATGCAGCAAAAGGAAATTGAGTCCGTCCACCGTCGGTTTTTAAAGCTGGAAGCCAAGACGCGTTCAGGGGTACTGTCTACTCAATGTGTGTTGTTTGTCATCTTCATCGGATTATGGGAGCTGCTCGCGCGGACGAATACCATTAATCCGCTCATTTTCAGCTACCCTACCAAGGTTTTGGCAGAGTTTTGGATGAGACTGATGGATGGCAGCCTCCTCCCCCACGTAGGTATGACGGTGTGGGAGACGATTATAGGCTTTCTCCTGGGTACCTTGCTCGGAACCCTTATTGCTGCCACCATCTGGTGGTCTCCGTTTCTCTCCCGTGTCCTCGAGCCCTACCTCGTCATCGCCAACAGCATGCCAAAGGTCGCACTCGGACCCGTATTTATCGTCAGCTTTGGCCCTGGCCTCTTCTCTGTCATCGCCATGGGCTGCGCGATCTCGGTGATCATTACGACGATCAACATTTACACCAGCTTCAAAGAAGTCAATCCCAACTATATCAAAGTGGTGCAAACACTGGGAGGTAACAAGAAGCAGACCTTTTCGATGGTCATCCTTCCTTCTACGATCCCCACCATTCTCGCTACGTTGAAAGTAAACGTTGGTCTCTCCTGGGTGGGAGTCATCGTCGGGGAGTTCCTCGTTTCCCAGCAAGGGTTGGGTTATCTGATCATTTACGGATTCCAGGTGTTTAATTTTACCCTGGTCATGATGAGTCTCGCCATTATCGCGGTCGTCGCTACCCTGATGTATCAAGGCGTCGCGTATCTAGAAAGGCGGCTCACCAGCCAGTTTAAATAG
- a CDS encoding stage VI sporulation protein F, translating into MAKKKKVKIKKLKSNPNDILKKINKKSKKKWKMSDIKSLAKDYSKKDLKDDQKLKNLIKKVSKAVGIQLSDKQISSVKKQVHDALG; encoded by the coding sequence ATGGCCAAGAAAAAGAAAGTCAAGATCAAAAAACTCAAGAGTAATCCGAATGATATTCTGAAAAAGATCAACAAGAAGAGCAAGAAAAAATGGAAAATGAGCGATATCAAATCCTTGGCAAAAGACTACTCGAAAAAGGATTTAAAGGATGATCAAAAATTAAAGAACCTGATTAAAAAAGTCAGTAAGGCAGTTGGCATTCAATTGAGCGACAAACAAATCTCCAGTGTGAAAAAACAAGTACATGACGCACTCGGATAA
- a CDS encoding tetratricopeptide repeat protein, translating to MSDFVSFTNEFGQTIDMSREDYQKKVIPHNLDMYWDKKEKLRDFAMELVKEQFHEQAAVAADRLLELYGPIESALIFRAVVHMQAREFDRAKAILTDCLERFPSSGTACTNLAKIYAFEGEDAKAFETLHTGLHKDPNQENGLNMFVENFLGAGRKEELKESLEALAGKDGAWRPQLHLARLALTEENLLKAMHWYTLAIDGAKDRFEIVMTVTGELGQAGYVYQLIQICEKYWTPEFPFPYAGFNYANALIATDQKEKAIAILRNMQDHLADNYKPMVDHFLLRVPGAQEAEAAAAQKVAESQSMDGASTKKSWWKIWK from the coding sequence ATGTCTGATTTTGTATCGTTTACCAATGAGTTTGGTCAAACCATCGATATGTCCCGAGAGGACTACCAGAAAAAAGTGATCCCACATAACCTGGACATGTACTGGGACAAAAAAGAAAAGCTTCGCGATTTCGCGATGGAATTGGTGAAGGAGCAATTTCATGAGCAGGCAGCTGTTGCGGCAGACAGGCTCCTAGAATTGTACGGACCGATTGAGTCAGCGCTCATTTTTCGGGCTGTCGTACACATGCAAGCGAGGGAATTCGATCGAGCCAAAGCGATTCTGACGGATTGTCTGGAGCGCTTCCCTTCTTCGGGCACAGCTTGTACGAATTTGGCCAAGATCTATGCGTTCGAGGGCGAAGATGCCAAAGCTTTCGAAACGTTACATACCGGTCTCCACAAAGATCCAAATCAGGAAAATGGCTTGAACATGTTCGTGGAAAATTTCCTCGGTGCGGGCCGGAAAGAAGAACTCAAAGAAAGCCTGGAAGCACTTGCCGGAAAAGACGGAGCTTGGCGTCCACAGCTGCATTTGGCTCGTCTCGCACTGACGGAGGAGAACTTGCTCAAAGCCATGCACTGGTACACGCTAGCGATCGACGGTGCAAAGGATCGTTTTGAGATTGTCATGACCGTGACTGGTGAGCTAGGACAAGCCGGGTATGTTTACCAGCTGATTCAAATCTGCGAGAAGTATTGGACACCTGAATTTCCGTTCCCATATGCCGGATTCAATTATGCAAATGCACTTATTGCAACGGATCAAAAGGAAAAAGCCATCGCAATCCTGCGCAACATGCAGGACCATCTGGCGGATAACTACAAGCCGATGGTCGATCATTTCCTCTTGAGAGTACCAGGTGCGCAGGAAGCGGAAGCCGCTGCCGCTCAAAAAGTGGCGGAGAGTCAATCCATGGATGGCGCCAGCACCAAAAAGAGCTGGTGGAAAATCTGGAAGTAG
- a CDS encoding LysR family transcriptional regulator has protein sequence MDFEQLRAFYTLAQTKNFTKAAEMLHLVQSTVTMRIKQLEEKVGKPLFIRDKRSVEITQAGLTLLPYAERILKLSHEALNEVAALQPYEDYLSIGSLNAIWTSTLEPILKEYHYRYPQIAISTRTGHSSDVIQYLLDNVIQIGIVYVPPSLPNFDVIPTWEDEVVLVSRPGCTFITSTHIDSRELRRLPLIHMSWGPPFNEWIRQTLPRNYVPKLTVDKAELAIDLIKEGLGVSLMTRSAVKADLATGKLIEITITGNKPPKRSAYIVLPREKKNKPSVEKWLGLMKELGYST, from the coding sequence ATGGACTTTGAACAATTACGCGCATTTTACACGTTAGCACAGACAAAGAATTTCACTAAGGCTGCAGAAATGCTCCATCTTGTTCAGTCTACCGTTACTATGCGCATCAAGCAACTGGAAGAAAAAGTAGGAAAACCTCTCTTTATACGTGACAAACGGAGCGTAGAAATTACACAAGCTGGACTGACTCTGTTGCCTTATGCCGAGCGAATTCTCAAGCTTTCCCATGAAGCATTAAATGAGGTTGCCGCTTTGCAGCCTTATGAGGACTATTTGTCGATCGGCAGTCTGAATGCCATCTGGACCTCCACCCTCGAACCGATTCTCAAGGAGTACCACTATCGCTACCCGCAAATCGCAATCAGCACCAGAACGGGCCACTCATCGGACGTCATCCAGTATTTATTAGACAATGTGATTCAGATTGGTATCGTGTATGTTCCACCTTCTTTGCCTAACTTTGATGTCATTCCGACATGGGAAGATGAAGTCGTTTTGGTGAGCCGACCAGGGTGTACTTTCATCACGTCGACTCACATTGATTCTCGAGAGTTGCGTCGCCTGCCGCTCATCCATATGAGCTGGGGCCCTCCCTTTAATGAATGGATCAGACAGACTTTACCCCGAAACTACGTTCCCAAGCTGACGGTAGACAAGGCGGAACTGGCAATCGATTTGATCAAGGAAGGACTCGGGGTTAGCCTCATGACGCGTTCAGCTGTCAAGGCAGATCTGGCAACAGGAAAACTCATCGAAATTACGATCACTGGAAACAAACCTCCCAAGCGCTCTGCCTATATCGTCTTGCCCCGAGAAAAAAAGAACAAACCCAGCGTGGAAAAATGGCTGGGCTTGATGAAGGAATTGGGATATTCGACGTAG
- a CDS encoding S8 family peptidase, with translation MKIISFHRRTPFHEIMADLQAHVAEQKEKQIWRCYDDLSCLCVTQQVYERHQAHFNRYPATVEENVTVSVHAEEEIPWGVRYVGAEKLWKRGRGAGVKIAVIDTGISREHFELRDQIKGGVNLVSGRQNGHGTHVAGIIVAEMNQRGIVGVSPEAHLYDVRAFGGDGKSSLATIMRAINWSIENKVDIINMSFGMPQYSEALARSVEKAKKQGIVMVASAGNNGGEVEYPARYKGVVGVSAIDQNGKLADFSSRGKGANTKAPGVDILSTWPGNQFKTLNGTSMAAPHVTGLKALELSRGRKNKE, from the coding sequence GTGAAAATTATCAGCTTTCACCGACGTACACCATTTCATGAAATTATGGCGGATTTACAGGCACACGTAGCGGAACAAAAGGAAAAACAGATATGGCGTTGCTATGATGATTTGTCCTGCCTGTGTGTCACCCAGCAGGTATATGAACGTCACCAAGCCCATTTCAATCGCTATCCAGCAACAGTTGAAGAAAATGTGACGGTGAGCGTACACGCCGAGGAAGAAATACCATGGGGAGTCCGCTACGTGGGAGCGGAGAAGCTGTGGAAAAGAGGGCGGGGAGCAGGCGTGAAAATCGCCGTTATTGATACGGGCATCTCACGAGAGCATTTTGAATTACGCGATCAGATCAAAGGAGGAGTCAACCTCGTCTCAGGAAGACAAAATGGGCACGGGACTCACGTAGCAGGGATCATTGTGGCGGAAATGAATCAGCGTGGCATTGTCGGAGTGTCCCCGGAGGCTCATTTGTACGACGTGCGGGCGTTTGGAGGAGACGGGAAATCGTCATTGGCAACCATCATGCGGGCAATTAATTGGTCCATCGAAAACAAGGTGGACATTATAAACATGAGCTTTGGCATGCCGCAATACAGTGAAGCACTGGCGAGGTCCGTCGAGAAAGCGAAAAAACAAGGAATCGTCATGGTTGCCTCTGCGGGAAATAATGGGGGAGAAGTGGAGTATCCAGCTAGGTACAAAGGAGTCGTCGGTGTGAGCGCTATCGACCAAAATGGAAAGCTCGCCGATTTTAGTTCGCGTGGAAAAGGCGCAAACACCAAAGCACCTGGAGTTGATATTTTATCGACCTGGCCGGGAAATCAATTTAAGACGCTAAACGGAACATCCATGGCTGCACCACATGTGACGGGACTTAAGGCGCTGGAGCTTTCACGAGGAAGAAAGAATAAGGAATGA
- a CDS encoding sporulation protein YjcZ, with protein MSGFNGFGFDDFALVLVLFVLLTIVACACD; from the coding sequence ATGAGCGGATTCAACGGCTTTGGCTTCGACGACTTTGCTTTGGTGTTGGTGTTGTTCGTACTGTTGACTATCGTTGCGTGTGCCTGCGACTAA
- a CDS encoding phosphatase PAP2 family protein: MTKKNAGRGIAMGAVLFAAMSAALIGLYMTGKVNGIDEAGIAMATALRTDMWTSFFEVLTYLGSGVVLAPVGVVLIVALYAKKRRAEALTLLLTLGGGEVLNELLKAVFARPRPTDFHLIPLPDSFSFPSGHAMIAPAFYCMLAYLVSRWLGGKAWPTVIQAATILMVILLGASRVYLGVHYFSDVLTGFCLAMCGYFLVRYGYERHLERQPAPASPILPSP; the protein is encoded by the coding sequence TTGACAAAGAAAAATGCCGGAAGAGGTATAGCCATGGGGGCCGTTTTGTTTGCCGCTATGTCCGCCGCTCTGATCGGTCTATATATGACAGGGAAAGTAAACGGAATTGATGAGGCGGGTATTGCAATGGCAACAGCTTTGCGAACCGATATGTGGACATCGTTTTTTGAGGTATTGACCTATTTGGGGAGTGGCGTCGTATTGGCTCCTGTAGGCGTCGTCCTGATCGTCGCACTTTACGCCAAAAAGCGGCGTGCCGAGGCTCTCACCCTCTTGTTGACGCTAGGGGGTGGAGAGGTGCTAAACGAGCTGCTCAAAGCCGTTTTTGCCAGGCCTCGGCCTACTGACTTTCATTTGATTCCACTGCCTGATTCCTTTTCCTTTCCCAGTGGACACGCGATGATTGCTCCTGCCTTTTATTGCATGCTCGCGTATTTGGTCAGTCGTTGGCTCGGAGGAAAAGCATGGCCAACCGTCATTCAGGCAGCGACCATACTCATGGTCATTCTGCTCGGAGCAAGCAGGGTATATCTGGGGGTACACTACTTCAGTGACGTGCTTACTGGATTTTGTCTTGCCATGTGCGGCTATTTTCTAGTCCGCTACGGTTATGAGAGACATCTGGAAAGACAACCTGCACCCGCCAGTCCGATTCTCCCATCACCGTGA
- a CDS encoding ABC transporter substrate-binding protein has translation MKRLISVGLAAGLAVMAVLAGCSSAPEKIRIGEVTRSLFYAPQYVALEKGFFKEAGLDVELSTIPGGDKVMSALLSSGIEVALVGSETSIYVSQQGAADPVVNFAQLTQTDGTFLVARKKEDNFSFDQLKGSVFLGQRKGGMPQMAGEYVLKKHNINPQSDLQLIQNIEFKNIAASFASGTGEYVQLFEPEASRFEQEGIGHVVASFGKESGTVPYTVYMTKQSYLDSKAAAIQKFTNAVYKGQQWVASHSPKETADVIGKYFESIKPDILENAVKRYLDQGSYATDPILDEAEWNQLQDIMDKAGELKQRADYAKLVNTTFAKAAKEGK, from the coding sequence ATGAAACGACTCATCTCCGTGGGTCTAGCCGCCGGCCTTGCCGTTATGGCAGTCTTGGCTGGATGCTCGAGTGCCCCGGAAAAGATTCGAATTGGTGAAGTAACGCGCTCACTGTTTTACGCACCGCAATATGTTGCGCTGGAAAAAGGCTTTTTCAAAGAAGCTGGCCTGGACGTCGAACTGTCTACCATTCCTGGTGGTGACAAAGTGATGTCAGCACTGCTGTCTAGTGGAATCGAAGTCGCCTTGGTTGGATCCGAAACGAGCATTTACGTCTCCCAGCAAGGAGCAGCTGATCCCGTCGTCAATTTTGCTCAGCTGACACAGACAGATGGCACGTTTCTCGTAGCCCGCAAGAAAGAGGACAATTTCTCCTTTGACCAGTTGAAAGGCAGCGTCTTCCTCGGCCAACGCAAGGGTGGAATGCCGCAAATGGCGGGCGAATACGTGCTCAAAAAGCATAACATTAATCCACAAAGCGACCTGCAGCTGATTCAAAATATTGAATTCAAAAATATCGCCGCTTCCTTCGCATCTGGAACCGGTGAATATGTACAATTGTTCGAACCTGAAGCATCCCGCTTTGAACAAGAGGGAATCGGTCACGTCGTAGCCTCGTTCGGAAAAGAAAGTGGCACTGTTCCCTACACGGTATACATGACCAAGCAAAGCTATCTCGACAGCAAAGCAGCTGCTATCCAAAAGTTTACCAATGCCGTCTACAAAGGGCAACAATGGGTTGCCAGCCACTCTCCAAAAGAGACAGCTGATGTGATCGGTAAATATTTCGAATCGATTAAACCAGACATTTTGGAAAATGCAGTAAAGCGGTATTTGGATCAAGGCTCCTACGCGACAGATCCGATCCTGGATGAAGCCGAATGGAATCAGCTACAGGACATCATGGATAAAGCAGGAGAACTGAAGCAGCGTGCTGATTATGCCAAACTGGTCAATACCACCTTCGCCAAAGCTGCCAAGGAAGGGAAGTAG
- a CDS encoding DUF188 domain-containing protein: protein MHGTRVLIDADACPRQALAIAQELCREFGWNCFTYASFNHQLSGNNHITVDAGPQAVDTKLANDTRAGDIVVTQDIGLAALILGKKALSLTPHGMIFDPERITFHLEERNEKARFRRGGGRTRGPAARTREDDQRFAEALRSLMER, encoded by the coding sequence ATGCACGGAACACGCGTGCTGATTGATGCTGATGCCTGTCCGCGCCAGGCTTTGGCGATTGCACAGGAGCTCTGCAGGGAGTTTGGCTGGAATTGTTTTACATACGCGAGCTTCAATCACCAATTGAGTGGGAATAATCACATCACCGTCGATGCCGGTCCTCAGGCAGTCGATACAAAATTGGCGAATGATACACGTGCAGGTGATATCGTGGTTACACAAGATATTGGATTGGCTGCACTGATTCTGGGGAAAAAAGCATTGTCCCTAACGCCACATGGTATGATATTTGATCCGGAGCGCATCACTTTTCATTTGGAGGAGCGGAATGAAAAGGCCAGATTTCGCCGTGGTGGAGGGCGTACTCGTGGACCGGCTGCGCGTACTCGTGAGGATGATCAACGGTTTGCAGAAGCGTTGCGCTCTTTGATGGAGAGATAA
- a CDS encoding ABC transporter ATP-binding protein: MNQIPSTPAKIELGHVTHLYLSATRAFMAVRDINLRVEEGEFICLVGPSGCGKTTLLSLMAGLEQPTAGKVWIDGKAVTGTSRQVGYMLQQDYLFNWRTIEDNVFLGLDIQGIRTKENEEYAIHLLEEMELIEVRKSSPTQLSGGMRQRVALVRTLACQPDVLLLDEPFSALDYQTKLKLEDLIFTTLRRHKKTAVLVTHDLSESIAMGDRVYILSRNPGRINSEVIIPSHIRDAIPFDARNETGFQDLFHRVWKEMEVVSDAAKGN; the protein is encoded by the coding sequence ATGAACCAGATTCCTTCAACGCCGGCCAAAATAGAACTCGGCCACGTGACCCATCTTTACCTATCCGCGACCAGGGCATTCATGGCGGTCAGGGATATCAACCTGCGCGTGGAGGAAGGCGAGTTCATTTGTCTGGTAGGTCCCAGCGGCTGTGGGAAAACGACATTGCTTTCACTGATGGCCGGACTGGAGCAACCTACTGCCGGCAAAGTATGGATCGATGGAAAGGCCGTCACTGGCACGTCACGTCAGGTCGGCTACATGCTACAGCAGGATTACTTGTTCAATTGGCGGACCATTGAAGATAATGTCTTTCTCGGACTGGACATTCAAGGGATCCGCACGAAAGAAAACGAAGAGTACGCCATCCATCTGCTGGAGGAAATGGAGCTCATCGAGGTACGCAAATCTTCCCCGACGCAGCTATCTGGTGGCATGAGGCAACGGGTTGCTCTCGTACGGACGCTTGCCTGTCAACCGGATGTCCTGCTGTTAGATGAACCCTTTTCTGCCTTGGACTATCAAACCAAGCTCAAGCTCGAAGACTTGATTTTCACCACGCTGCGCCGTCACAAAAAGACGGCCGTCCTCGTCACACATGATCTTTCTGAATCGATTGCGATGGGCGATCGAGTCTATATTCTGTCACGCAATCCCGGACGAATCAACAGTGAGGTCATCATTCCTTCGCACATCAGAGACGCCATCCCATTCGATGCGCGAAATGAAACGGGATTTCAGGACCTGTTCCACCGTGTCTGGAAAGAGATGGAGGTGGTCTCTGATGCAGCAAAAGGAAATTGA